The proteins below are encoded in one region of Anguilla anguilla isolate fAngAng1 chromosome 3, fAngAng1.pri, whole genome shotgun sequence:
- the LOC118222280 gene encoding ADP-ribosylation factor-like protein 4C, whose product MGNSFSNISAFQSLHIVMLGLDSAGKTTVLYRLKFNEFVNTVPTIGFNTEKIKLSNGTAKGISCHFWDVGGQEKLRPLWKSYSRCTDGIIYVVDSVDVDRLEEAKTELHKVTKFAENQGTPLLVIANKQDLPKSLPVADIEKQLALQELTPSTTYHVQPACAIIGDGLHEGMDKLYEMIVKRRKSLKQKKKR is encoded by the coding sequence ATGGGTAACAGTTTCTCTAATATATCCGCATTTCAGTCCCTTCATATTGTCATGTTGGGTTTGGACTCTGCCGGTAAAACGACCGTTCTTTACCGACTGAAATTCAACGAGTTTGTCAATACCGTGCCCACGATTGGGTTCAACACAGAGAAGATCAAACTGAGCAATGGCACTGCAAAGGGGATCAGCTGTCACTTCTGGGACGTCGGCGGACAAGAGAAACTAAGGCCTTTGTGGAAATCCTATAGCAGGTGCACGGATGGTATCATTTATGTGGTGGACTCTGTGGACGTGGACAGGCTAGAGGAGGCCAAAACAGAACTTCACAAAGTCACCAAATTCGCTGAAAACCAAGGGACTCCACTTTTGGTGATTGCCAATAAGCAGGATCTACCTAAGTCCCTTCCCGTGGCTGACATTGAAAAGCAGTTGGCGCTTCAGGAGCTCACCCCTTCCACCACCTACCACGTGCAGCCAGCCTGTGCCATTATTGGGGATGGACTACACGAGGGCATGGACAAATTGTACGAGATGATCGTTAAAAGGAGAAAATCGttgaaacaaaagaagaaacGATAA